Within the Pseudonocardia alni genome, the region TTCCTCGTCGGGCTGGCGGCGCGGCCGCTGCCGGGCGCGCTGACCGGCGCCGCGGAGTTCAACGGGCTCCCCGCGGTGGTGGTGCGCGGGCCGGACGGCGTCGACAGCGTCGTGCTCGTCGAGGTGTCCGAGGTGGACGGGGCCGACCTGGTCACCGCGGTCTACGCGGTGCGCAACCCGGAGAAGCTCGCCCACCTGTGAGCACCTGGGCCCGGGGCGCAGGCCGACGGCGCCTCGGGCTCTCTCCGGCCGTCTCGCGCGCACGCTAGAGAAGCGCAGACCACCCGAGCGAGCAGGCGCGCGTAGCACCCTCTAGCCCTGTCTCGGGTCGTTCCGAGAGAAGCGCAGACGAGTACATCGATCGTCGATCCGTCTCTGTACCGCTTTCTCTCACGAACACTAGACACCGTCATACGACAGCATCGACACACGAGCATGCCGTCGCATACCGCCGTCTAGAACGGTCGCGAGAGATCCGGATACGGGACGATCGACCTGATGCTCTGCTCCTCTCCCGGTCGCGTCGTCGCAGCGTAGCAGCCCTGTGTCGAACGTGTGTGCGAGGGCCCGGAGTCAGCTCCGGAAGGCGGCGAGGGCGTCGGCCGTGCCCGCGAGCCCGTGCCGGCGCACCCGTCCGGCGGGCTCCCCGACGACCCGCGAGAAGGCCCGTGCGAACGCCGCCTCGGACCGGTAACCGAACCGGTGGGCCGCCTGCGCCACCGTCCCACTCCCCCCTGACAGGAACTCGGCGGCGGCGTGCATCCGCCACCGGGTCACATAGCCCATCGCGGACTCGCCGACGAGTTCGGTGAACCGGGCGGAGAACGCCGACCGCGACATGGCCGCCGTCGCGGCGAGCGCGGCGACGGTCCAGTCCCGCTCCGGCTCGCGGTGCACCGCGGCGAGCGCGCGGCCGATCCGGTCGTCGGCGAGCGCGCCGAGCCAGCCGGTACGGGTGGCCGCGTCGGCCTGCAGCCGGCCGCGCACCGCCTGCAGGACCAGCACGTCGGCCAGCCGGGTGATCACCGCGTCGCTGCCGGGGCCGCCGTGCTCGACCTCCTCGGCCAGCAGCCGCAGCGTGTCCTGCACCCGGTCCCCGATCGGGGACGGCTCGACCCGGACGAGGTCGGGCAGGCTCGCGACGAGGTCGCCCGCGGCGGGGTGGGAGAACCGGACCGCGCCGCACACCATCCGGGTCACCGGACCGTCGCCGCCGTGCCGGAGCAGGGCGTAGCGCCCGTCGAGCATCGGGTGCGGGATCGACCGGATGTCCGGGGCGGACACACCGGGCGCACTGCGCAGCGCGTGCCCGGTCCCCCGCGGCACGACGACGAGCTCGCCGGGGCGCAGCTCGCGGTCGGCTCCGTCCCCGGCCCCGTCCCGGCCGCCGGCGCCGTCGACGGTGAGCCGGCACCCGCCGGAGGTGACGACGTGGAACCAGAGGCAGCCCGGCGTCGGCGGCAGCGTCATCCCCCACGGCTCGCCGAGCTCGGAGCGGCAGTAGAAGACGCCGTCCATCCGCAGCACGTGCAGCGCCTCCCCGAGCGGGTCGGCGGCCGGGAACGGAGGGGCGGTGGACACGGTGCACAGCATGACAGTCCGTCCACAGCTCATCCCCACCTGTGGACGGATGAGCATCAGTTATGGATTCACAGCCATTCTGCGTCCGGCCGATGGCGGTGATCGTGGACGGACACCGACGAGAGAGGTTCGACATGATCACCGTGCTGGGTGCGACCGGGAACGTGGGATCGCAGGTCGTCCGGGAGCTGACCGCGGCCGGGGTGGACGTCCGCGCCGTCGCGCGCCGCCCGGCCGTCGCCGCGCCGGGCGTGCGGCCGTGGCCCGGCGACCTGGGCGACCGGGCGTTCCTGCGCCGGGCGTTCGACGGCGCGGCCGCCGCGTTCGTCCTGCTGCCGTTCGACGTCACCGGACCCGACCACGCCGCTCACCAGGCCCGGCTCGGGGAGTCGGTCGTCGCCGCGCTGCGGGACGCGGCCGTGACCCGGGTCGTCGCGCTGAGCTCGCTCGGGGCGGAGGTCCCGGGCGGCCCCGGCCTCGCCGCGACCGGGTACCTGGGCAGCCTGCACGACCAGGAGGCCCGGCTGGCGACGCTCGACGCGCACGTCACCCGGGTCCGGCCGGGCCTGTTCCTGGAGTCGTTCCTGTGGTCGGCCGACGCCATGCGGGCGCACGGGGTGCACGCCGACTCGGTCGACCCGGACGTCGCGCTGCCGATGGTCGCCACCCGCGACGTCGGCCGGGCCGCCGCCGCGGCCCTGCTCGACCCGGACGCACCGGACGTCGTGGAGGTGCAGGGTGCGGCGGACCGGACGGTGCCCGACGTCGTCGCCGCGCTCGGGCCCGCGTTGGGCCTGCCGGACCTGGCCTACGTGCGCGTCCCGGACGGGGAGATGGAGCGGCTGCTGCGCGGGGCCGGACTGTCCGCCGACGGGGCGCGGCTGCACGTCGCGATGAACCGGGCGTTCAACGAGGGCCGGGTCCGGGCGCACGGCCCGCGGGGCGCCGCCGACGGCGTGCTGACCGTCGAGGAGTGGGCGGCGGGGGTGGCGGGATGACCGGCGTCCTCGACGGAGCCGCTCTCACCGGGGCGGGCCTGCTCGGCGGGGTCTACCTGGCGTTCTCGGTCGCAGTGCTCCCCGCCCTGCGTCGTCGCCCCGCCGCGGAGGCGGTCACGGTGATGCGCGGGGTGAACCGGGTGATCGTGAACCCGGTGTTCGGGACACTGTTCGCCGGCACCGCACTGCTCGCCGGCGCGGTGACGGTGGCCGGGGCACTCGGCGGGCAGCCCCTGCGGATCGCGGGCGGGGTCGCGGTGCTGGCCGGCTTCGCCGTGACCGCCGCGGTGAACATCCCGCTCAACAACGCCCTGGAGCGCGACGGCGACTGGGCCGCGTTCGCCCCGCGGTGGAGCGTCGCGAACCACCTCCGGGGGGCGTTCTCGGCACTCGGTGTGGTCCTGCTGCTGCCCTGAGTCGAACGTGTGTGCGACATCTCGGGGACCCGCCTGGCGCCTGCCGGTGCGGGCGGGGCACGCTGGTCGCCGCGCCCGCTCCCCCGGGTGCGGACCGGCCGTCGCCCGCGACGGCTCCGCAGCGACGACCGGGGGAGCATGAACACCCACGAACGACGGCGGCTGGCCGCCCTGCGCACCGACCGCGAGACGGTGCTCGCCGCCGCGGCCGCGCTGCGGCACGAGGCCGTGCAGGCGCGCTACGCCGGGCTCAGCCGCCCCGAGATCGCGTTCGGGCTGGCCTCGGTGCTGGAGATGCTGGCGATGCGGATCGCCGACCAACCCCCGGACGTCCGCGCGCACGTCGTGCGGATCGCCCGGGAGATGGCCGGCGACACGATGGACTCACCGACGATCCGGCGCACCCGTCGTCGGTGATCCACCGGAGTTGTCCACAGGTGTGTGCACAGCTGGGGACGGATCGAACCGGTGTTCGACCGGGGCCTAGCGGACGCCCTCCATCAGGACCTTCAGCTTCGGCACGAGCACGAGCACCCCGATGCCGACGACGATCGCAGCGGCCCCGGTGATGCCGAAGTACGCGGCTTCGTTCTCCTCGCTGTAGAAGTCGGCCAGGACTCCGGCGAGCACCGATCCCATCGAGACCGACAGGAAGAACAGGGCCACCATCTGGGTGCGGAACGCGGCCGGAGCCAGCTTCGTCGACAGCGATTGACCGACTGGAGAGGTGAAGAGCTCTCCGATGCAGAACACCAGCAGGATCCCGGCGACGGCCAGCATCGGGGTGCCGTTGGCCCCGGTACCGGCCAGTGGCACGAACAACAGGAAGCCGACACCGATGATGATCGTGCCGAGCGCCATCTTCGCCGGCGACGCCGGCTGACGCGGGCCGAGCTTGGTCCACACCGCGGCGAACACTCCGGCCAGCAGCACGACGAACAGTGGTTCGATCGCCTGGACGGAGCCGGCCGGGATCTCGAACAGACCGAATACCGAGCGGTTCAGTCGTTCGTCCGCGTAGATCGTCAGTACGGTGAAGATCTGCTGGAAGATCGCCCAGAAGACAGCGCTGGCGATCCACATCGGCAGGAAGGCCAGCACACGGCGGCGCTCGACCCGGTTCACCCTGGAGCTGGTCAGCATCACGGAGAAGTAGGCGATCGTGGCGACCGCGACGACCCCGGTGACGATGTAGTCCAGGCGACCCGCCGTGATCACCCCGGTGACCGTGAGGACCAGCAGCACGACGACGACGGCCGCGCCGATCAGCCCGGCGCGGGTCCGCTGCGAGGCCGGGAGCGGGTTGGGCGGGAGCTTGCCCTCCGCCGGAAGGCTCCGGCGGAAGAACGCGTACTGGGCCAGACCGATCGCCATGCCGAGCGCGGCGAGACCGAACCCGATGTGGAAGCTCTCCGCCCGGGTCTGCACGACCGGGGTGAGGATCTGTCCGAGCAGAGCGCCGATGTTGACGCCCAGATAGAAGATCGAGAACCCGGCGTCGCGGCGGTCGTCACCCTCGCCGTAGAGCATCGCGACGATCGTCGACGCGTTCGCCTTGATCCCGCCGCTGCCGAGCGCGACGAGGACGAGACCACAGGCCAGCCCTGCTCCGCCCGGCAGGAGCGCCAGCGCGATGTGCCCGGCCATGACCGCCACCGCGCTGCCGAAGAGGACATGCTCCGGACCGAACAGCCGATCGCCGAGCCACGCGGCGAGGATCGTCGAGAGGTAGACGGTTCCGCCGTAGGCTCCGACGACTCCGGCCGCGACTCCCTGGTCGTAGCCGAGGCCACCGGCGGTGACCTCGTAGTACATGTAGTACAGCAGGATCGCCTGCATGCCGTAGAAGGAGAACCGTTCGAACATCTCGACGCCGAAGAGCGTCGCGAGCTGAACGGGGTGACCGAGAAAGGTCCTCTCCCGGCGCTGAGGGTTGGTCGTGGTGTCGGACACCCGCCCGGTCTACCCTCGGAGTTTCATCAGGTAAAGATCGAACACCCGACTGATGCCTCACAGCCACCCGAGGTCCCCTACCACCGCCGCGGGTACGCCGCCGGCGAGCTACCCGGTCATGGCACAGCCTTGCACGGCATGCAGACCGTGATCGGCTTCGTGCAACAGCCGTCGACTGTTGCGGCGCAGCCCGCGATGCACGCCGCACAGGCGATATAGCCTGCTTTTCCTTTTGCATTCTTGCACGAGGCACAGCTGGCGCACCCCGCACACACCTTGAGGTCGATCGCACCACACCCGGGGCCGTCGTACATCGTTGTCGTACTACACGTTCCACACTTTCCCTGCACTTCTGCCGGATGCAGTTCAACGAGCCCAGCCCCGCTCACCGCCATCGCTTTCATCACGAGGACGTCATTGCCCTGCTTCTGCCACATCGCATAATCTCGATGGCCCGCACCCTGAACTCCTGAGAATTCTCGCGCCACTAGCACACGGGCGTCGTCCGCCGCGAGCGCAGTCACCGTCATCTCTCCACCGCCTCGGAGCCTATGACGTGCCCCCTGCACCGCCACGGGCTGAAAGGTGAACGAGTCCATTCCAGCGCGCGTCATCAGCAGTCGGAAGTCGGAATCGACCGCGAGGCGATCCATTGCACCGGAGAGGTAGCCGGACGGGAGATCGTGGTATCCGGCGGACTGCAGTGCGGTGGTTCCGGCTGCAAGTCGGCGAACAGGAGCACCCGCCGTCGAGTTGATCAGTCTCGGCGAGGCCACGGCCGTCACCGCTACCGCTCCGCCTACACAGGCGGCCCTGAGGAAGCCTACTCTGGACAGGCCGGCCTGATCAGAGCGGCGACTCGTTCGCTCACCGAGGGCAAGAACAACTCGCCCGGCACGACGAAATCCAAGAAGACGAGTCAGAGTCGCCACCATCCCGGCGCCGATATGACACCGAACCCCTTCTTCATCGACCTGGATGAGAGTCGGTCTCCATGGGGGATTCTTGCCGTAGAACGCGCTTCGCAGGTCCTTGACCATCGGATCCGCGAGCGGCACGACTTCGATCTCTGACGCAATCTCGTTCGAGACTACTTCACTGATCCTGGCGCAGCGACCGCACGACGAGTCAAATGCAAGGAAGAAATGGACGGGAGCCATGGCAACCACTTTCACCTCGACGACGACTCGCCCCCGACGCTAGGGGCCCACCATGTCGACCCGCAATCACGAGACCCGCTGGGACACCATCGAATGAATCTGTGTCTTTCTATTGAATGACATCGATGTCACCGTGAATGGACCGACAGGATCCCGTCCGCATGCTGGTCAGCGGATCACCTGAGATCCGCCGGTCCCTCCTCCGGGACCATCCCGACCCGGTCGGCGACGGCGGCCATGACGTCCTGGACGGCGACGGTGTCCGCGAGCGGCATGACCGGGCTCTCCGTCTCTCCCGCCGCGACCCGGCGGGTCACCTCCTCGATCTCGTGCGCGTAGCCGCGCCCGGTGGCCGGCAGCACGATCTCCTCGGGGTCGGCGCCGTGCCGGCGCACCACGATCCGGTCCGGGTGGTGGAAGCGCGGCGGCACCTCGATCCAGCCCTCGGTGCCGATCACCCGGGCCGAGCCGGGCATCGCGCACTGCAGGCTGACCTGCAGTGCGGCGCTGCGGCCGTCGGGCCAGCCGAGCAGGATCGACTCCTCCAGGTCCACACCGGACGGCGTCAGCGCACCGCTCGCCGCGACCGTGCCCGGACTGCCGAGCAGCATCTGGGCGAAGGAGACCACGTAGACGCCGAGGTCGAACAGGGCGCCGCCGCCGAGCTCCGGGGAGAAGAACCGGTCGTCGGCCCCGGAGCGGTTGCGCACGCCGAGATCGGCCTGCACGGAGCGGACCTCCCCGATCGCGCCCTCGGCGACGAGCTCGCGCAGCCGGACGACGGCCGGGAAGAACCGCGTCCACATCGCCTCCATCACGAACACGCCGCGGTTGCGGGCGGCCGCGGCGATCTCGCGGGTCGCGACGGAGCTGACCGTGAACGCCTTCTCGATCATCAGGGCCTTGCCCGCCTCGATCGCGGCCAGCGCGATCGCGCGGTGCTGCGGGTGCGGGGTGGCGACGTAGAGGACGTCGACGTCCGGGTCGTCGAGGATCGCGCGGTAGCCGGTGTGCACCCGGTCGACGCCGTGCCGGCGGGCGAAGTCGGCACCGCGTTCCGCGGAACGCGACGCGACGGCGACGAGCTCGGCGCCGGGCACGTGCGCGAAGTCCGGTGCGACGGCGTCGGCGATGCGGCCGGGCCCGATGATTCCCCACTTCACGGTCATGCCCCGATCCTGCCCGGAGCCCGGCCGAAGTTCCCGGCGCACGACCGATGAGTCCGGTCACCGCCCCCGGTCCACCCCTTCGAACGGCACCGGGACCCCGGCGCCACCGTCCACAGGAGCCCCCGATGCCGAACATGATCTTCGTGAACCTGCCGGTCAGCGACCTGGACGCCGCGAAGGCGTTCTACTCCGCGCTCGGCTTCACCCTGAACGAGCAGTTCTCCGACGAGCGCACCGCCTCGTTCGTCGTCAGCGACGCCATCGTC harbors:
- a CDS encoding AraC family transcriptional regulator, with protein sequence MSTAPPFPAADPLGEALHVLRMDGVFYCRSELGEPWGMTLPPTPGCLWFHVVTSGGCRLTVDGAGGRDGAGDGADRELRPGELVVVPRGTGHALRSAPGVSAPDIRSIPHPMLDGRYALLRHGGDGPVTRMVCGAVRFSHPAAGDLVASLPDLVRVEPSPIGDRVQDTLRLLAEEVEHGGPGSDAVITRLADVLVLQAVRGRLQADAATRTGWLGALADDRIGRALAAVHREPERDWTVAALAATAAMSRSAFSARFTELVGESAMGYVTRWRMHAAAEFLSGGSGTVAQAAHRFGYRSEAAFARAFSRVVGEPAGRVRRHGLAGTADALAAFRS
- a CDS encoding NmrA family NAD(P)-binding protein — protein: MITVLGATGNVGSQVVRELTAAGVDVRAVARRPAVAAPGVRPWPGDLGDRAFLRRAFDGAAAAFVLLPFDVTGPDHAAHQARLGESVVAALRDAAVTRVVALSSLGAEVPGGPGLAATGYLGSLHDQEARLATLDAHVTRVRPGLFLESFLWSADAMRAHGVHADSVDPDVALPMVATRDVGRAAAAALLDPDAPDVVEVQGAADRTVPDVVAALGPALGLPDLAYVRVPDGEMERLLRGAGLSADGARLHVAMNRAFNEGRVRAHGPRGAADGVLTVEEWAAGVAG
- a CDS encoding anthrone oxygenase family protein, with translation MTGVLDGAALTGAGLLGGVYLAFSVAVLPALRRRPAAEAVTVMRGVNRVIVNPVFGTLFAGTALLAGAVTVAGALGGQPLRIAGGVAVLAGFAVTAAVNIPLNNALERDGDWAAFAPRWSVANHLRGAFSALGVVLLLP
- a CDS encoding peptide MFS transporter yields the protein MSDTTTNPQRRERTFLGHPVQLATLFGVEMFERFSFYGMQAILLYYMYYEVTAGGLGYDQGVAAGVVGAYGGTVYLSTILAAWLGDRLFGPEHVLFGSAVAVMAGHIALALLPGGAGLACGLVLVALGSGGIKANASTIVAMLYGEGDDRRDAGFSIFYLGVNIGALLGQILTPVVQTRAESFHIGFGLAALGMAIGLAQYAFFRRSLPAEGKLPPNPLPASQRTRAGLIGAAVVVVLLVLTVTGVITAGRLDYIVTGVVAVATIAYFSVMLTSSRVNRVERRRVLAFLPMWIASAVFWAIFQQIFTVLTIYADERLNRSVFGLFEIPAGSVQAIEPLFVVLLAGVFAAVWTKLGPRQPASPAKMALGTIIIGVGFLLFVPLAGTGANGTPMLAVAGILLVFCIGELFTSPVGQSLSTKLAPAAFRTQMVALFFLSVSMGSVLAGVLADFYSEENEAAYFGITGAAAIVVGIGVLVLVPKLKVLMEGVR
- a CDS encoding Gfo/Idh/MocA family protein, whose product is MTVKWGIIGPGRIADAVAPDFAHVPGAELVAVASRSAERGADFARRHGVDRVHTGYRAILDDPDVDVLYVATPHPQHRAIALAAIEAGKALMIEKAFTVSSVATREIAAAARNRGVFVMEAMWTRFFPAVVRLRELVAEGAIGEVRSVQADLGVRNRSGADDRFFSPELGGGALFDLGVYVVSFAQMLLGSPGTVAASGALTPSGVDLEESILLGWPDGRSAALQVSLQCAMPGSARVIGTEGWIEVPPRFHHPDRIVVRRHGADPEEIVLPATGRGYAHEIEEVTRRVAAGETESPVMPLADTVAVQDVMAAVADRVGMVPEEGPADLR